Within the candidate division WOR-3 bacterium genome, the region ACAAGTTCGAAATCGCCATAGAAGAACAGTGTATCGAACTTATCGCCCGCCATCAACCAGTGGGTGCCGACCTGCGGTTTTTAATCGGTGTCATAAAGATAAACAACGATCTGGAACGGATGGGTGATCATGCGGTGAATATAGCGGATCAGGTTTCTTACCTGATTGAACAGCCGCGCATAAAGAATGTGACCAATATCTGGTCCATGGCGCGGGAAGTGAAAGAGATGTTGAAGCAGAGTGTGGACAGCTTTATGAATAATGATGTTCAGAGCGCCCAGCGGATCTGCGAACGGGACAGCGTGGTCGACGAAATGCGGGATGAAACGATTCGAATTTTATTGACCCATATGCTTGAAGAACCAGAGAAGATCGCCTCTGCCATTCCTTTATTGCTGGTCGCCAAGAATCTCGAGCGGATCGCCGATCTCTCGACGAATATCTGTGAGGATGTTATATATATCACCCA harbors:
- the phoU gene encoding phosphate signaling complex protein PhoU, translating into MMDRHFDDELQKVKQNLLDMASMVEEAITKSLEALKKKNLKMAADIREIDHEIDKFEIAIEEQCIELIARHQPVGADLRFLIGVIKINNDLERMGDHAVNIADQVSYLIEQPRIKNVTNIWSMAREVKEMLKQSVDSFMNNDVQSAQRICERDSVVDEMRDETIRILLTHMLEEPEKIASAIPLLLVAKNLERIADLSTNICEDVIYITQARVIKHHAEEQTDKK